The following proteins come from a genomic window of Brevibacillus antibioticus:
- a CDS encoding ATP-binding protein, translating into MRVQAQVKREWYILALMLITVPLAGELKFYPVNETFRISFGAPTFFFFLLLFQRIPSVLAGFLTGITVVCFRIVIDFIAGNQTAWESSLQTHYSSFFFYFAYSVLFYLTRTRHFHNRTILVGLMGMVIEVLADLIEFLSQHVLLDTVLTWGAVQEMLVIALSHIFIVISFLNMMKLYEAQSREQQTRKQNEHMLMLISNLYEESIHLKKTLQNAESISMKSFELYQGLYELHKEQVVSSNVESFAKQALIVAGEVHEIKKDNQRIFAGLHKLISDESITDYMDIHQLVDIINRSNMKYATLLEKDIQITASISGTHPLYHVFMMLSLINNLVANAVEAIQQTGAISIDIDRIGDLVEIRINDDGPGVPPRRKALLFKPGFTTKYDRTGNPSTGIGLSYAQQLVEQWQGEISLQDGENGKGTTFLIRLPIDPITKKE; encoded by the coding sequence ATGCGTGTTCAGGCACAAGTAAAACGAGAATGGTATATATTGGCGCTCATGCTTATTACGGTCCCGTTGGCAGGAGAGTTGAAATTTTATCCTGTCAATGAGACATTTCGAATTAGCTTTGGAGCTCCTACGTTTTTCTTCTTTTTATTACTGTTTCAAAGAATTCCATCTGTTCTCGCTGGCTTTTTAACGGGGATTACGGTTGTATGCTTTCGGATTGTGATTGACTTCATCGCTGGGAATCAAACAGCATGGGAGTCTTCTCTCCAAACGCATTATTCTAGCTTTTTCTTTTATTTTGCTTATTCTGTGCTGTTTTATTTAACCAGAACACGCCATTTTCACAACAGGACGATTTTGGTTGGATTAATGGGGATGGTCATCGAGGTATTGGCTGACCTCATTGAGTTTCTTTCGCAACATGTACTGCTCGATACCGTTCTCACTTGGGGAGCGGTGCAAGAAATGCTCGTCATCGCGCTATCCCACATCTTTATCGTGATTAGTTTTCTCAATATGATGAAGCTGTATGAAGCGCAGTCGCGGGAGCAACAGACAAGAAAACAGAACGAGCATATGCTGATGCTGATTTCAAACCTGTATGAGGAATCGATTCATCTGAAAAAAACACTGCAAAATGCCGAGAGTATCAGTATGAAGTCTTTCGAGCTATACCAGGGCTTGTATGAGCTTCATAAAGAACAGGTAGTATCATCGAATGTAGAGAGCTTTGCCAAGCAAGCATTGATTGTCGCAGGCGAGGTTCACGAGATTAAAAAGGATAACCAACGCATTTTTGCAGGGCTGCACAAGCTGATTTCCGATGAAAGCATCACGGATTACATGGATATCCATCAGCTCGTGGACATTATCAATCGAAGCAATATGAAGTATGCAACTTTGTTGGAGAAGGACATACAAATCACAGCTTCCATTTCGGGGACACATCCTCTCTACCACGTTTTCATGATGCTTTCCCTGATCAATAATCTGGTGGCAAACGCAGTGGAAGCCATCCAGCAAACAGGAGCCATTTCCATTGACATTGATCGGATAGGCGATCTTGTGGAAATCAGAATCAACGATGACGGGCCGGGGGTGCCTCCACGGCGAAAGGCTTTGCTGTTCAAGCCTGGCTTTACGACGAAATACGATCGAACCGGCAACCCCTCTACAGGGATCGGACTGTCTTATGCACAACAATTGGTGGAACAATGGCAAGGGGAGATCTCCCTACAGGATGGAGAAAATGGGAAGGGGACAACCTTTCTCATTCGATTACCAATTGATCCGATAACGAAGAAAGAGTGA
- a CDS encoding glutaminase, which yields MGGKALIQQVLLVDELEQWVEQYRSKASEGKCASYIPALYRADPNQLGICIIEPTGKMHTAGDWEVPFTMQSISKVISFIAACCYHGIPYVLDRVDVEPTGDAFNSIIRLEMHKPGKPFNPMINAGAITTSSLLPGQTPDHKLRYLYAFFSKITGITPMVNEEVFLSEWENSHRNRALAHYLKDTGYLACEVEEALEVYLTQCSIEVTTEQIALIGLLLALDGFHPLRNEQVLPKDVVRLAKALMLTCGMYDASGKFAANVGLPAKSGVSGGIMTLVPANRKTHSPFQYGCGIGIFGPSIDGCGNSVAGVSLLKHIAQEWDVTIF from the coding sequence TTGGGGGGAAAGGCGTTGATTCAACAGGTTTTACTCGTGGATGAATTAGAGCAATGGGTGGAACAATATCGTTCCAAGGCATCTGAAGGAAAATGTGCCAGTTATATCCCTGCTTTGTACAGAGCGGATCCGAATCAGTTAGGTATTTGTATCATCGAGCCTACAGGAAAAATGCACACCGCGGGTGACTGGGAAGTTCCTTTTACGATGCAAAGTATTTCCAAAGTAATCAGTTTTATTGCTGCCTGCTGCTACCATGGAATCCCTTACGTATTGGATCGGGTAGATGTAGAACCGACTGGAGATGCATTCAACTCCATTATCCGTTTGGAAATGCACAAGCCAGGTAAGCCTTTTAATCCGATGATCAATGCGGGGGCGATTACGACATCTTCACTCCTCCCTGGTCAAACACCGGATCATAAACTGCGTTACTTGTATGCATTTTTCAGTAAAATCACAGGTATTACGCCAATGGTGAACGAGGAAGTGTTTCTTTCCGAATGGGAAAACTCTCACAGAAACCGTGCACTCGCCCATTATTTAAAAGATACGGGCTATCTGGCATGCGAAGTGGAAGAGGCTTTGGAGGTTTATCTAACGCAATGCTCGATTGAAGTAACCACCGAGCAAATTGCTTTGATCGGTCTCCTGTTGGCACTCGACGGCTTCCATCCACTGCGCAACGAACAAGTTCTCCCGAAAGATGTCGTCCGTTTAGCCAAAGCACTGATGCTCACCTGCGGCATGTACGATGCATCAGGCAAATTCGCCGCGAATGTTGGCTTGCCAGCAAAAAGTGGCGTATCAGGCGGAATCATGACACTGGTACCAGCTAACCGCAAAACACATTCACCGTTTCAATATGGCTGTGGAATCGGTATTTTTGGACCTTCCATTGACGGTTGTGGAAACAGTGTAGCGGGCGTTTCTTTGTTAAAACATATCGCTCAGGAATGGGATGTAACAATTTTTTAG
- a CDS encoding alanine/glycine:cation symporter family protein: MQQFLLDVTASINDFLWSYIIIVMLIALGLFFTFRGKFLQVRMLPEMIRSIKEGRAKDDGGISPFQAFAISMAARVGTGNITGIAIAIALGGPGAVFWMWVIAIIGSASSFVESTLAQIYKIKDKNGFRGGPAYYMEKGLNKRWMGALFAVLITLSFGLVFNAVQSNTITIAFENSFGTDRLILGIIMTIAFAAIIFGGVKRIAKMSEYIVIVLAVLYIGMALFIVVMNITEMPALIALIVKNAFGFEQIAGGTLGAALMHGIKRGLFSNEAGMGSAPNAAATATTSHPVKQGLIQAFGVLFDTLVICTSTAFIILLSGAYTQTGLSGIELSQAALSIHIGSWASGFLAIMVFLFAFSTLIGNYYYGETNIEFLKTSKAWLMLYRLSVLAMVLFGSVAKVQLVWDLADLFMGLMVIVNLIAIAMLSKVAYAALHDYLEQKKAGKNPVFYKDSIEGADNIEAWDAAPSANK, encoded by the coding sequence ATGCAACAATTCCTACTCGATGTAACAGCTTCTATAAACGATTTTTTGTGGTCCTATATTATCATTGTCATGCTAATCGCGTTAGGCTTGTTCTTTACTTTCCGGGGCAAATTTTTGCAAGTACGTATGTTGCCGGAAATGATCCGTTCCATTAAAGAAGGCAGAGCGAAAGACGATGGAGGCATCTCCCCTTTCCAAGCTTTCGCTATTAGTATGGCCGCGCGTGTCGGTACAGGGAACATTACGGGAATTGCTATTGCGATCGCATTAGGTGGTCCTGGCGCCGTATTCTGGATGTGGGTTATTGCGATTATCGGTTCGGCATCTAGTTTTGTTGAGAGTACGCTCGCTCAGATTTATAAAATCAAGGATAAAAACGGTTTTCGTGGCGGTCCGGCATATTACATGGAAAAAGGGCTGAACAAACGTTGGATGGGCGCACTGTTTGCTGTCCTCATCACCCTTTCGTTTGGTCTCGTATTTAACGCCGTGCAATCCAACACAATCACGATTGCTTTTGAAAATTCGTTTGGGACAGATCGTTTGATACTGGGTATCATCATGACGATTGCGTTTGCAGCTATCATCTTCGGCGGTGTGAAACGCATTGCAAAAATGTCTGAGTACATCGTAATCGTATTGGCCGTATTGTACATCGGGATGGCCCTGTTTATTGTGGTGATGAACATCACAGAGATGCCTGCACTGATCGCATTGATTGTGAAAAACGCGTTCGGATTCGAACAAATCGCAGGCGGTACTCTCGGTGCAGCGCTCATGCACGGCATCAAGCGAGGATTGTTCTCGAACGAAGCTGGTATGGGTAGTGCGCCGAATGCTGCGGCAACGGCAACGACAAGCCATCCCGTGAAGCAAGGTCTGATTCAAGCATTCGGTGTTCTATTCGATACCCTCGTGATCTGTACAAGCACGGCTTTCATCATTTTGCTGTCCGGCGCTTACACGCAAACAGGACTGAGTGGTATTGAGCTGTCCCAAGCAGCACTGAGCATTCATATCGGTTCTTGGGCTTCTGGCTTCCTAGCCATTATGGTATTCCTGTTCGCCTTCAGTACATTGATCGGGAACTACTATTACGGCGAGACTAATATCGAGTTTTTAAAGACAAGCAAAGCATGGCTCATGCTTTATCGTTTAAGTGTACTCGCCATGGTGTTGTTCGGATCAGTGGCAAAGGTACAGCTCGTATGGGATTTGGCCGATTTGTTCATGGGCCTCATGGTCATCGTCAACCTGATTGCGATCGCCATGTTATCAAAAGTCGCCTATGCTGCGCTACATGATTATTTGGAACAGAAAAAAGCAGGAAAAAATCCTGTGTTCTACAAGGACAGTATTGAAGGTGCCGATAATATCGAAGCATGGGATGCTGCTCCATCGGCCAACAAATAG